In Paenarthrobacter sp. GOM3, a single window of DNA contains:
- a CDS encoding GntR family transcriptional regulator, protein MTPTGEFPGTWRPHTGSAVALFEQLRLRIIELVDSGVLAVGAKLPPVRNLAGALDVAPHTVARAYKELEAAGVVATRGRNGTVICARDDRWGALAGVAADYAAAAKAQGASFAEAVQLLAAAYDAD, encoded by the coding sequence ATGACTCCCACAGGCGAGTTCCCCGGCACCTGGCGGCCCCACACCGGGAGCGCCGTAGCGCTCTTTGAACAGTTGCGCCTCCGGATCATCGAACTGGTTGACTCCGGAGTCCTTGCGGTCGGGGCGAAGCTTCCTCCGGTCCGCAATCTTGCGGGTGCGCTGGATGTTGCACCCCATACAGTGGCCCGCGCGTACAAGGAGCTGGAAGCGGCTGGCGTGGTAGCTACCCGGGGGCGGAACGGAACTGTCATCTGTGCACGGGACGACCGATGGGGAGCGCTGGCCGGAGTCGCAGCCGACTACGCGGCCGCCGCCAAGGCACAGGGCGCTTCCTTCGCTGAAGCCGTGCAGCTTCTGGCAGCCGCCTACGACGCTGACTGA
- a CDS encoding CoA transferase, whose protein sequence is MGTIPDLGAGLRKLGALSEVPPAPWDGPRRWWGGALDVEGLALRSVQAVATALNALTGSADRYSVAAGPTAASFDSLGYLRIDGQKPMGFAPMSGFRRTADGWIRLHANYPHHAARLLEALSARGPQDVDRALLSMTSLEAEAAIVANKGVAAAVRSRTEWLASPMRPAAASGDWIDVEPSAEHAGASPGTAWFPAGNPRLPLDGLRVLDLTRVIAGPTATRLLGALGADVLRIDPPQLPELTDAFVDSGFDKRSAEADLGRTTDLGVINGLVASADVVVTGYHDGGLDRFGLAPGALLASRPGLVVATLTAWGRGGPWQGRRGFDSLVQAATGIAERYGQPDDAGWKPGALPVQALDHATGYGLAAAVIALLGERLRTGRGGSATMSLARTAEQLFELPPVHGDGAPSPLPEPEFLVTDSPYGTLRFVGPPLLVEGTQLMYREPPVQYGSSALAWRRQADLP, encoded by the coding sequence ATGGGAACCATCCCCGACCTCGGTGCAGGCCTGCGGAAACTAGGGGCACTCAGTGAAGTGCCTCCTGCCCCTTGGGACGGCCCGCGCCGGTGGTGGGGCGGTGCATTGGATGTGGAAGGCCTGGCGCTCCGCTCCGTCCAGGCGGTGGCAACTGCACTTAACGCACTGACCGGCTCCGCCGACAGGTACTCCGTGGCCGCCGGTCCTACGGCAGCCTCCTTCGATTCACTTGGATACTTGCGAATCGATGGTCAGAAACCGATGGGTTTCGCTCCGATGTCAGGCTTCCGGCGCACAGCTGATGGCTGGATCCGCCTTCACGCCAACTATCCACACCATGCGGCGCGCTTGCTGGAAGCCCTTTCAGCCAGGGGCCCACAAGACGTGGACCGGGCGCTCTTGTCGATGACCTCCCTGGAGGCCGAGGCAGCGATCGTGGCCAACAAGGGCGTGGCTGCGGCCGTCCGGAGCCGCACCGAATGGCTCGCCTCGCCGATGCGTCCGGCAGCGGCCTCAGGCGACTGGATCGACGTCGAACCTTCGGCTGAGCATGCTGGGGCCTCGCCTGGCACGGCCTGGTTTCCTGCCGGCAACCCACGGCTGCCGTTGGACGGCCTCAGGGTGCTGGACCTGACCCGCGTCATCGCCGGCCCCACCGCAACGCGTCTCCTGGGTGCCCTCGGCGCGGACGTACTCCGCATCGACCCGCCCCAGCTTCCGGAATTGACGGACGCTTTCGTCGATTCAGGTTTCGATAAGCGAAGCGCCGAGGCGGATCTTGGCCGGACGACGGACTTGGGCGTCATCAACGGGCTGGTTGCTTCGGCCGACGTGGTGGTCACGGGATACCACGACGGCGGCCTGGACCGTTTCGGGCTGGCGCCCGGTGCGCTGTTGGCGAGCAGGCCCGGCCTCGTCGTTGCCACCTTGACCGCGTGGGGCAGGGGCGGACCGTGGCAGGGGCGGCGGGGATTCGACAGTCTGGTGCAGGCCGCCACCGGGATCGCCGAACGGTATGGACAACCCGACGACGCAGGGTGGAAACCCGGCGCCTTGCCGGTCCAGGCCCTGGACCATGCCACGGGGTACGGCCTGGCTGCTGCCGTCATCGCCTTGCTGGGCGAACGGCTACGGACCGGACGTGGTGGATCGGCGACGATGTCACTGGCACGTACCGCCGAGCAACTTTTCGAACTTCCCCCGGTCCACGGGGATGGTGCGCCCAGTCCCCTGCCGGAGCCCGAGTTCCTGGTCACGGACAGCCCCTACGGCACCCTCAGGTTCGTGGGGCCACCCCTCCTGGTGGAGGGCACGCAGCTCATGTACCGGGAGCCGCCCGTACAGTACGGATCGTCAGCGTTGGCGTGGCGGCGGCAGGCCGATCTCCCCTAG
- a CDS encoding GNAT family N-acetyltransferase, with protein sequence MSVIRPATVEDVPAILRMIHDLAIYEKEPDAVKNTPEMLTDVLFGENPRVYATIAENSAGTVQGFALWFLNYSTWEGVHGIYLEDLYVVPDARGEGHGKALLQHLAATAVERGYARVEWSVLNWNEPSINFYKNLGAFPMAEWSTFRLTGDPLEAFGANDGHINQALARG encoded by the coding sequence ATGAGTGTAATCCGCCCCGCCACCGTTGAAGACGTCCCCGCGATCCTGCGTATGATCCACGATCTTGCGATCTACGAAAAGGAACCGGACGCCGTCAAGAACACCCCGGAGATGCTCACGGATGTCCTCTTTGGCGAGAACCCCCGTGTCTACGCCACTATCGCCGAGAATTCCGCCGGCACGGTGCAGGGCTTCGCTTTGTGGTTCCTGAACTACTCCACGTGGGAAGGGGTCCACGGCATCTACCTGGAGGACCTTTACGTGGTTCCGGACGCGCGCGGCGAAGGCCACGGCAAGGCGCTGTTGCAGCATCTGGCCGCGACCGCCGTCGAACGTGGATATGCGCGCGTGGAGTGGAGTGTCCTGAACTGGAACGAACCCTCGATCAATTTCTATAAGAACCTCGGCGCCTTCCCCATGGCGGAATGGTCAACATTCCGCCTGACAGGTGACCCACTTGAAGCGTTCGGCGCAAACGACGGCCACATCAACCAGGCACTCGCCCGTGGCTGA
- a CDS encoding alpha/beta fold hydrolase: MAEKVRPNNGHSIRARHEFRGIRTVEHYFTVPLDHDTDSEGGSGETISVFAREYSSAEHTPETASRLPWLLYLQGGPGGRGNRITSLSGWMKAAAKDFRILMLDQRGTGLSTPIERQSLERRGDAEAQAEYLTHFRADSIVADAEHVRAVLDSGPWTVLGQSFGGFCALTYLSFAPEGLREVLITGGLAPLQGPADRVYRATFRRVAARNAEYFSWYPEDRELVTRIVRHLEQQPEFLASGERLTPERFQMVGSFLGGNSRVDSLHYLLEDAFIETGAGQRLSESFLEQVRALVSRGTNPLYAVMHESIYGQEEATDWAAWRVLREYPEFEPDATEPLLTGEMVYPWYFEQDPSLVPLREVAGLLASKKDWKPLYDTGRLAANTVPVAAAVYRDDIYVDHDLSLETAAAVRGLQPWVTPDFHHDGIGEDGEGIFGRLLGMVRAAR; this comes from the coding sequence GTGGCTGAAAAGGTGCGGCCAAACAACGGCCACAGCATCCGAGCCCGCCACGAATTCCGTGGGATCCGGACCGTGGAGCACTACTTCACGGTCCCCCTGGACCATGACACCGACAGCGAAGGCGGCTCCGGCGAGACGATTTCGGTGTTCGCCCGTGAATATTCCTCCGCTGAGCACACGCCCGAGACAGCCAGCCGTTTGCCCTGGCTGCTGTACCTCCAGGGTGGGCCGGGTGGCCGGGGCAACAGGATCACCTCCCTCTCCGGATGGATGAAGGCCGCCGCCAAGGATTTCCGCATCCTGATGCTCGACCAACGCGGGACGGGATTGTCCACGCCCATCGAGCGGCAGAGCCTGGAACGGCGGGGAGACGCCGAGGCGCAGGCAGAGTACCTGACGCATTTCCGGGCGGATTCCATCGTTGCCGACGCTGAGCACGTCCGCGCGGTCCTGGACTCCGGGCCATGGACAGTCCTGGGCCAAAGCTTCGGCGGGTTCTGTGCTTTGACGTATCTGTCCTTCGCGCCCGAAGGGCTGCGGGAAGTACTGATCACCGGCGGACTGGCCCCTCTCCAAGGTCCGGCCGATCGCGTCTACCGCGCTACCTTCCGACGTGTCGCGGCCCGCAACGCCGAATACTTCTCGTGGTATCCCGAGGACCGGGAACTCGTGACCCGGATTGTGCGTCATTTGGAACAGCAACCGGAATTCCTGGCGAGCGGTGAACGCCTGACACCCGAGCGGTTCCAGATGGTGGGGTCGTTCCTGGGTGGCAACAGCAGGGTTGATTCGCTGCACTACCTCCTGGAGGACGCGTTCATCGAGACGGGCGCCGGGCAGCGGCTATCCGAGTCTTTCCTCGAACAGGTGCGGGCGCTGGTGAGCAGGGGAACCAATCCCCTTTACGCCGTGATGCACGAATCGATCTACGGCCAGGAAGAAGCCACGGACTGGGCCGCTTGGAGGGTGCTGCGCGAGTACCCGGAATTTGAGCCGGACGCCACAGAGCCGCTGCTCACCGGCGAAATGGTGTATCCGTGGTACTTCGAGCAGGATCCATCACTCGTCCCACTGCGCGAGGTCGCTGGTCTGCTGGCCAGCAAGAAGGACTGGAAGCCTTTGTACGACACCGGAAGGCTGGCAGCCAACACTGTCCCGGTTGCGGCGGCGGTGTACAGGGACGATATCTACGTGGACCATGACCTTTCCCTGGAGACGGCGGCCGCCGTGCGTGGGCTCCAGCCGTGGGTTACCCCGGACTTCCACCATGATGGCATTGGCGAGGACGGGGAGGGCATCTTCGGGCGGTTGCTGGGCATGGTCCGGGCTGCCCGCTAG
- a CDS encoding trans-aconitate 2-methyltransferase, translated as MKWDPSKYTEFGNHRDRPFHDLVGRIQANDPRKVVDLGCGPGNLTATLADRWPEARVVGVDSSAEMLRKAESLAKQAPQLEFELGDIARWEPDADTDVVVTNAALQWVPGHQDMVAAWLRDLKPGAWFAMQVPGNFTSPSHALMRGLAESPRWSPRLAGVLRHDGAVGSPADYLGIMLDAGCAADAWETTYQQVLTGEDPVLEWVRGTGLRPVLAALSAEEAADFEQEYATMLREAYPATKHGTVFPFRRIFAVARKN; from the coding sequence ATGAAGTGGGACCCGTCCAAGTACACCGAGTTCGGTAATCATCGGGACAGGCCGTTCCATGACCTCGTAGGCAGGATTCAGGCCAACGACCCGCGGAAGGTGGTGGACCTCGGTTGCGGCCCCGGAAACCTGACGGCGACGCTGGCCGATCGATGGCCGGAGGCCCGCGTAGTTGGCGTTGATTCCTCGGCGGAGATGCTCCGCAAAGCGGAGTCGCTGGCGAAGCAGGCCCCGCAGCTGGAGTTCGAGCTAGGCGACATCGCCCGCTGGGAACCGGATGCGGATACCGATGTGGTTGTCACGAACGCCGCGCTCCAATGGGTACCGGGCCACCAGGACATGGTGGCTGCTTGGCTGCGCGACCTCAAACCCGGCGCCTGGTTCGCCATGCAGGTACCGGGAAATTTCACTTCTCCGTCCCATGCCCTGATGCGCGGACTGGCAGAGTCGCCGCGGTGGTCGCCCCGGCTGGCTGGAGTCCTTCGGCACGATGGCGCTGTAGGCAGTCCTGCGGACTACTTGGGAATAATGCTCGACGCCGGATGCGCGGCCGACGCTTGGGAGACCACCTACCAGCAGGTACTGACCGGCGAGGACCCGGTCCTGGAATGGGTCCGCGGCACGGGCTTGAGACCGGTGCTGGCGGCTTTGTCCGCGGAGGAAGCCGCAGACTTCGAGCAGGAATACGCCACGATGCTGCGGGAAGCTTATCCGGCCACGAAACACGGGACGGTTTTTCCCTTCCGGCGGATCTTTGCCGTCGCGCGGAAGAACTGA
- a CDS encoding DEAD/DEAH box helicase, which translates to MKLLEQLPGSADTGPLDPDEIYTRFVEWTESRGLQLYPAQDEAIMELASGANVILATPTGSGKSLVAIAAHFEAMARGKRSYYTAPIKALVSEKFFALCDIFGAENVGMITGDSGVNQDAPIICCTAEILANIALREGASAELGSVIMDEFHFYSDPQRGWAWQVPLLELPQAQFLLMSATLGDVTRFEAGLTELTGRSTTTVSSAERPIPLHYYYQVTPVHETLEDLLATKQVPVYVVHFSQAEAIERAQNLMSINMCSRDEKDRIAELIAGFRFAAGFGKTLNRLVRHGIGVHHAGMLPKYRRLVEQLAQAGLLKVICGTDTLGVGINVPIRTVLLTALSKYDGVRTRPLNSREFHQIAGRAGRAGYDTAGTVVVQAPEHVVENTKAMAKATAKFGDDQKKLRQVVKKKPPEGFVSWGEPTFNKLVESIPEPLTSSFTVTHAMLLNLMERPGDPFQATRRLLSENHESRPAQLKLMKKALGIYRELLAAGVVERIPEDQQEAEGRSVRLTVHLQANFALNQPLSPFALAALELLDPESPSYALDVVSVIESTLEKPRQILSAQQKKARGEAVAAMKADGIEYDQRMAMLDEVTYPMPLAEILGEAFEVYRKAAPWVGDFELAPKSIIRDMYERAMNFGEFVQFYGLARSEGIVLRYLADGFRALRQTVPQDLLREDLEDLIAWLGELVRQVDSSLLDEWEELTSGAAPTPHDAPPPPPPSLTSNIRAFRVMVRNEMFRRVELFADEDSNALGELDADAGWDAGRWEDVLDDYFDEHDDIGTGPDARGPGLLIITEEPGTWKVRQIFDDPARNHDWGISAEVDLAASDESGTAVVRVTDVNRL; encoded by the coding sequence ATGAAACTTCTTGAGCAGCTTCCCGGTTCCGCCGACACCGGTCCCCTGGACCCGGACGAAATTTACACACGGTTCGTGGAGTGGACGGAGAGCCGCGGACTTCAGCTGTACCCGGCGCAGGACGAAGCGATCATGGAACTCGCCTCCGGCGCCAACGTCATCCTCGCCACCCCCACAGGTTCCGGAAAGTCGCTGGTGGCCATCGCGGCTCACTTCGAAGCCATGGCGCGGGGCAAGCGAAGCTACTACACGGCTCCCATCAAGGCCCTGGTATCGGAAAAATTCTTCGCCCTGTGCGACATCTTCGGCGCGGAGAACGTGGGGATGATCACGGGTGACTCCGGCGTGAACCAGGACGCGCCGATCATTTGCTGCACCGCGGAAATCCTTGCCAACATCGCCCTCCGCGAGGGGGCTTCTGCCGAACTGGGCTCCGTCATCATGGACGAGTTCCATTTCTACTCCGACCCGCAACGCGGTTGGGCGTGGCAGGTTCCGTTGCTGGAACTCCCCCAGGCCCAGTTCCTCCTCATGTCCGCCACTTTGGGTGACGTCACCCGCTTCGAGGCCGGCCTGACGGAACTCACCGGCCGCTCCACCACCACTGTGAGCTCCGCGGAACGCCCCATCCCGCTGCACTACTACTACCAGGTGACACCTGTGCACGAGACCCTGGAGGACCTGCTCGCCACCAAACAGGTTCCGGTGTACGTGGTCCACTTCAGCCAAGCTGAAGCCATCGAACGCGCACAGAACCTCATGAGCATCAATATGTGCAGCCGTGACGAGAAGGACCGGATCGCTGAACTCATCGCGGGCTTCAGGTTTGCCGCCGGATTCGGAAAGACCCTCAACAGGCTGGTCCGCCACGGCATCGGTGTCCACCACGCCGGAATGCTTCCCAAGTACCGCCGCTTGGTGGAGCAGCTCGCCCAGGCAGGACTCCTGAAGGTTATTTGCGGCACCGACACTTTGGGCGTCGGCATCAACGTACCCATCCGCACCGTGCTGTTGACGGCTCTCAGCAAATACGACGGCGTACGAACCCGGCCGCTGAACTCCCGCGAGTTCCACCAGATCGCAGGCCGCGCAGGCCGCGCAGGCTACGACACTGCAGGTACGGTGGTGGTCCAGGCTCCCGAGCACGTGGTGGAGAACACCAAAGCCATGGCGAAGGCCACGGCCAAGTTTGGGGATGACCAAAAGAAGCTACGCCAGGTGGTCAAGAAGAAGCCTCCGGAGGGGTTTGTTTCCTGGGGCGAGCCAACCTTCAACAAGCTGGTGGAGTCCATACCGGAGCCGCTGACGTCCAGCTTCACCGTCACCCACGCGATGCTGCTGAACCTTATGGAACGTCCTGGCGACCCCTTCCAGGCAACCCGCAGGCTTCTCAGCGAAAACCATGAGAGCCGCCCCGCGCAGCTGAAGCTGATGAAGAAAGCCTTGGGGATCTACCGTGAACTCCTGGCAGCAGGAGTTGTTGAACGGATCCCGGAGGACCAGCAAGAGGCTGAAGGACGTTCGGTACGCCTCACCGTTCACCTGCAGGCAAACTTTGCCCTGAACCAGCCGCTGTCCCCCTTCGCCCTTGCTGCGTTGGAACTGCTCGACCCGGAGTCGCCGTCGTACGCCCTGGACGTCGTCTCCGTCATCGAGTCGACGCTGGAGAAGCCTCGACAGATACTTTCCGCGCAGCAGAAGAAGGCACGTGGCGAAGCGGTTGCGGCCATGAAGGCTGACGGTATCGAGTACGACCAGCGCATGGCGATGCTCGACGAAGTCACCTATCCCATGCCGTTGGCGGAAATCCTCGGCGAAGCCTTCGAGGTGTACCGCAAGGCAGCCCCCTGGGTTGGCGACTTTGAGCTCGCACCGAAATCGATCATCCGCGACATGTATGAGCGGGCCATGAACTTCGGGGAGTTCGTCCAGTTCTACGGCTTGGCGCGTTCGGAGGGCATCGTCCTCCGCTATCTGGCGGACGGTTTCCGGGCCCTCCGGCAGACCGTTCCCCAAGATCTGCTCCGCGAGGATCTTGAAGACCTCATCGCCTGGCTGGGCGAACTGGTCCGCCAAGTGGATTCGAGCCTGCTGGATGAATGGGAAGAGCTAACCTCCGGGGCTGCGCCGACACCGCATGACGCTCCCCCGCCTCCCCCGCCGTCGCTGACGTCGAACATCAGGGCCTTCCGGGTGATGGTCCGTAACGAGATGTTCCGCAGGGTGGAACTTTTCGCCGACGAGGATTCCAACGCCCTGGGCGAGCTCGACGCCGATGCCGGCTGGGATGCCGGGCGTTGGGAAGACGTGTTGGACGACTACTTTGACGAACACGACGACATCGGCACCGGTCCCGACGCCCGCGGACCGGGCTTGCTCATCATTACCGAAGAGCCCGGCACATGGAAGGTCCGGCAAATTTTCGATGACCCGGCACGCAACCACGACTGGGGCATTTCGGCCGAAGTGGACCTTGCAGCTTCTGATGAGTCCGGCACCGCCGTGGTCCGCGTGACGGACGTCAACAGGCTCTGA